In one window of Leptospira hartskeerlii DNA:
- a CDS encoding LIC11113 family protein, protein MQNIFHLRTKRLLLSFVSLGVLLFFSVFIPDSGSFAEEPQLQKANSRIGDFAEKEFQEGWRKYSKEKDARPLKEWFKQHGTVHIGECKFRSTHEMEEIQVLSLDCPGKKLNGFFYSGEERLRSPERIDSFRVKGPVKLGKTVYWELEFSAENLKAASSKPAPGGKSNPETKLVEKASTVNFGLQYFLSIAKHPIDRPTPKGKEIFFDSSCPLLYLGKDADFYWDKSLYYSFQASCLPDSPYSWIRIKADLSGNVLVDNQPTEELQEGARYLAKLKLESVEKDKIVWSDAELFHE, encoded by the coding sequence ATGCAGAATATTTTCCATTTAAGAACGAAAAGACTCCTTCTTTCTTTTGTAAGCCTAGGAGTTTTACTGTTTTTTTCCGTTTTTATTCCTGATTCGGGAAGTTTTGCAGAAGAACCCCAACTCCAAAAGGCAAATTCCAGGATTGGAGACTTTGCTGAGAAAGAATTTCAGGAAGGATGGAGAAAATATTCCAAAGAAAAAGACGCAAGGCCTTTAAAAGAATGGTTCAAGCAACATGGAACCGTTCATATCGGTGAGTGTAAGTTCAGATCTACTCATGAAATGGAAGAAATACAGGTTCTTTCTCTGGATTGTCCCGGAAAAAAACTAAACGGTTTCTTTTATTCCGGAGAAGAAAGATTACGTTCTCCAGAAAGAATAGATTCCTTCAGAGTGAAAGGTCCTGTTAAGTTAGGAAAAACCGTTTACTGGGAGTTAGAATTTTCTGCGGAGAATTTAAAAGCTGCAAGTTCCAAACCTGCACCGGGTGGGAAATCCAATCCGGAAACAAAATTAGTGGAGAAAGCTTCCACGGTGAATTTTGGTCTGCAATATTTCTTAAGCATCGCAAAACATCCGATAGACCGTCCTACTCCTAAAGGAAAGGAGATCTTTTTTGATTCTTCCTGCCCTCTTCTTTACTTAGGTAAGGATGCGGACTTTTATTGGGACAAGTCTTTGTATTATTCTTTCCAAGCTAGTTGTTTACCGGATTCTCCGTATTCTTGGATCAGGATTAAAGCGGATCTGAGCGGAAATGTTTTAGTGGATAACCAACCCACGGAAGAACTACAAGAAGGTGCACGTTACCTGGCAAAATTGAAATTAGAATCGGTAGAAAAGGATAAAATTGTATGGTCCGACGCGGAGTTGTTTCATGAATAA
- a CDS encoding sulfurtransferase, with translation MSHWSFLKTDLNEKQDLFIDCRSQAQYQESTLKGAYYFPFVKKAFASDPDSSKKLLGPIEEILALAKKEEKSRILVFDEGMGMFASRLVFLLRAAGFQNAFLIGQRWPVDGTKEKGSKELDCGPASKIRKLEGVIDKAFLEKNLTRLQIFDTRTPEEYDGKLPRLTAPEPGSLCGRLPGAFLWDWRMLYDANGELVDKTFFNKKLRGFPFMPERTTVIYDYNGARSSLLAMMLKEVGYNDVNVYVGSWFEWRKSNLPKQAANIYGQTGAGASAPRVGGVDRKS, from the coding sequence TTGTCTCACTGGAGTTTTCTTAAAACCGACCTGAACGAAAAGCAGGACTTATTCATCGATTGTCGCTCCCAAGCGCAATATCAGGAATCCACCTTAAAGGGTGCGTATTATTTTCCATTCGTCAAAAAGGCTTTTGCTTCCGATCCGGACTCTTCCAAAAAATTATTGGGTCCGATCGAAGAGATACTTGCTCTCGCTAAAAAAGAGGAGAAGTCTAGGATCTTGGTTTTCGACGAAGGAATGGGTATGTTCGCATCCAGACTTGTATTCCTTTTAAGAGCCGCAGGTTTTCAAAATGCGTTTTTGATCGGACAACGCTGGCCTGTCGACGGAACCAAAGAAAAAGGTTCTAAAGAATTAGATTGTGGCCCTGCTTCCAAAATACGCAAGCTCGAAGGAGTAATAGATAAAGCTTTCTTAGAAAAGAACTTAACTAGACTCCAAATTTTCGATACTCGCACACCTGAAGAATACGACGGAAAACTTCCTCGTTTGACTGCTCCTGAACCGGGAAGTCTATGCGGTAGATTGCCAGGCGCTTTTCTTTGGGATTGGAGAATGTTGTATGACGCGAACGGTGAACTCGTGGATAAAACCTTCTTCAATAAAAAGTTAAGAGGTTTTCCTTTCATGCCGGAAAGGACCACCGTTATCTACGATTATAACGGAGCAAGATCATCTCTGCTTGCAATGATGCTCAAAGAAGTAGGATACAACGACGTGAACGTATATGTTGGCTCTTGGTTTGAATGGAGAAAATCCAATCTACCTAAACAAGCAGCAAATATATACGGACAGACTGGAGCAGGAGCTTCTGCGCCAAGAGTCGGTGGTGTAGACAGAAAAAGTTAA
- a CDS encoding thiol-disulfide oxidoreductase DCC family protein, with translation MSEFTESIVLFDGVCNLCNGAVNVLLDLDKYKRLKFASLQSEYAKNLIQSKSLEEKIRRIDSILFWDGKEIHIKSNAIIEICGKVGGFWKILKLGYIIPKSLRNIVYDLIAKNRYRLFGKRESCRMPTPELKERILG, from the coding sequence TTGTCGGAATTTACAGAATCGATCGTACTATTTGATGGAGTTTGCAATTTATGCAACGGTGCTGTAAATGTACTTTTGGATCTGGACAAATACAAAAGATTAAAATTTGCGAGTCTTCAATCTGAATATGCAAAGAACCTGATCCAATCTAAATCCTTGGAAGAAAAGATCCGGAGGATAGACAGTATCCTTTTCTGGGATGGGAAGGAAATTCATATCAAATCAAATGCAATCATTGAGATCTGCGGCAAGGTGGGCGGCTTCTGGAAGATCTTAAAACTTGGTTATATCATTCCTAAATCTCTTCGCAATATTGTATATGATCTGATTGCAAAAAATAGATATAGACTCTTTGGAAAAAGAGAATCCTGCAGGATGCCAACTCCTGAATTGAAGGAAAGGATCCTAGGCTAA
- a CDS encoding M23 family metallopeptidase has product MKRKTILSLVGASALIFLSWKSFANTYLEEVKVDNQFIQTYQSREGIWIVPGKVKESLEDLYHKFGTSEREVRLLNGIHDSGKIQNSEPVFFPYNANYTRNLLLEDKGREIFTSDARELVWPLSFKYSRVTSRLGRRWNALHAGVDIACPNGSVVIAAADGVVTDSKRDGGYGLRVVLSHPQINGIQTLYAHNSLLFVKQGDKVKKGQVLALSGNTGHTTGPHVHFEVRYQNVVLNPEHYLPPFLADKESQVAIAKETIQQ; this is encoded by the coding sequence ATGAAAAGAAAAACTATCCTTTCGCTAGTAGGCGCATCTGCACTCATATTCCTTTCCTGGAAATCTTTCGCAAATACATATTTGGAAGAAGTCAAGGTAGATAACCAATTCATCCAAACCTATCAATCAAGAGAAGGTATCTGGATTGTTCCCGGAAAAGTAAAAGAATCCTTAGAGGATCTATATCATAAATTCGGCACCTCAGAAAGAGAAGTCCGCCTTTTAAATGGGATCCATGACAGTGGAAAGATCCAAAACTCAGAGCCGGTATTCTTCCCTTATAACGCAAATTATACTCGCAATCTTCTGTTAGAGGATAAAGGAAGAGAGATCTTCACCTCTGATGCCAGAGAATTGGTCTGGCCTTTAAGCTTCAAATATTCCAGAGTTACTTCCAGATTAGGAAGACGTTGGAACGCATTGCATGCAGGTGTGGACATCGCTTGTCCGAACGGTTCTGTTGTAATCGCTGCGGCTGATGGAGTTGTGACTGATTCCAAAAGAGACGGTGGATATGGACTAAGAGTTGTTCTTTCTCATCCTCAGATCAATGGGATCCAAACATTATACGCTCATAATTCTCTTCTTTTCGTAAAGCAAGGGGATAAAGTTAAAAAAGGACAGGTGCTTGCGCTTTCCGGGAACACGGGACATACGACTGGACCTCACGTTCATTTCGAAGTTCGTTATCAAAACGTAGTGTTAAACCCTGAACATTATCTTCCTCCTTTCTTAGCGGATAAAGAATCCCAAGTTGCAATCGCAAAAGAAACCATCCAACAATAA
- a CDS encoding HAD family hydrolase codes for MFSNSDWSSEIFSYLEENLTGRKFQTALFDFDNTLVRGDFGEEVMCELLKAGVPWIQSLSPFFSEVTIFEKMETLRKTNTRSFMEEVWKYYESKIEKEGLEAGYRWSTWIFSGRSTQELQNTAKFVWEKNQQDTSPSAVQAFHPMSELVKELQKAGTKIWILTASPGPVIQVVSDQWGIPKENVLGMRLIERNGILSHELIEPFTYGIGKVEFLNIANENQGYDIAFGDSENDFPMLSHVRSKGIFLDRGKKKVPPNGTLIQSVANWKTVPKPIT; via the coding sequence GTGTTTTCTAATTCCGACTGGTCTTCCGAAATCTTTTCCTATTTAGAAGAGAACCTGACCGGTCGGAAATTCCAAACAGCTCTATTCGATTTTGATAATACTCTTGTCCGAGGCGATTTCGGAGAAGAAGTCATGTGTGAACTTTTGAAAGCTGGGGTTCCTTGGATCCAATCACTTTCTCCTTTTTTCTCGGAAGTTACGATCTTCGAAAAAATGGAAACTTTGCGTAAGACAAACACCCGGTCCTTTATGGAAGAAGTCTGGAAATATTATGAATCCAAGATAGAGAAAGAAGGTCTGGAAGCAGGGTATAGATGGTCCACCTGGATCTTTTCCGGTAGATCTACGCAAGAATTACAAAATACTGCAAAGTTTGTTTGGGAGAAGAATCAGCAGGATACAAGTCCGAGCGCAGTCCAAGCATTTCATCCTATGTCGGAACTCGTGAAAGAATTGCAGAAGGCGGGGACTAAAATTTGGATCCTGACTGCTTCTCCTGGACCGGTGATCCAAGTGGTTTCAGATCAATGGGGGATTCCAAAAGAGAACGTGCTTGGTATGAGGCTCATTGAAAGGAATGGGATCTTAAGCCACGAGCTGATAGAACCTTTCACATATGGGATTGGAAAGGTAGAATTTCTCAACATTGCTAACGAAAACCAAGGATATGATATTGCATTCGGAGATTCCGAGAATGATTTTCCTATGCTTTCTCATGTAAGATCCAAAGGAATATTTTTGGATCGAGGCAAGAAGAAGGTCCCACCCAATGGAACTCTTATCCAAAGTGTGGCAAACTGGAAAACTGTTCCTAAACCAATTACCTAA
- a CDS encoding RluA family pseudouridine synthase, which yields MKEYKPKFQSLTHPIRKWYEKGFLLAVEKPAGIPVHATFDPNRPNLEDLVRQQEKEPELRLLHRLDRDTSGILLFCKNPSKNKEADLILADSEKTYLAVCVGIPTEKEFRVECFLKDGKGKVSSVRSGGKKAITDFTVLSISREKNLSLLAAKLVTGRRHQIRFHLSSIGTPILGDETYGESSAKSLVPKPKRFLLHSYLLKFKNEFEEEVKIVSELPADFQPYLRFFSGIRFPE from the coding sequence ATGAAGGAATATAAGCCTAAATTCCAGTCTCTGACCCATCCTATTCGCAAATGGTATGAGAAGGGGTTCCTACTCGCTGTAGAAAAACCTGCTGGCATCCCTGTTCATGCCACATTCGATCCAAACCGTCCCAACCTGGAAGATCTTGTTCGACAACAGGAGAAGGAGCCGGAATTAAGACTTCTCCATAGACTGGATCGAGATACAAGCGGCATACTTCTATTCTGTAAGAACCCATCCAAAAACAAAGAAGCGGATCTAATCTTAGCTGATTCGGAAAAAACCTATCTGGCCGTTTGTGTTGGAATTCCAACGGAGAAAGAATTCAGAGTAGAATGTTTTTTAAAAGATGGAAAAGGAAAGGTAAGTTCCGTTCGTTCAGGTGGTAAAAAAGCGATCACTGATTTTACTGTTCTTTCCATTTCAAGGGAGAAGAATCTCTCTTTGCTTGCCGCAAAATTAGTTACGGGAAGAAGGCACCAGATCCGATTTCATCTTTCTTCAATAGGAACTCCTATCTTGGGAGATGAGACTTACGGTGAATCTTCTGCTAAAAGTTTAGTTCCTAAACCAAAACGATTTTTATTACATTCTTATCTTCTAAAATTCAAAAACGAATTTGAAGAAGAAGTGAAAATTGTATCGGAGCTTCCTGCGGATTTTCAACCTTATCTACGCTTTTTTTCTGGCATACGATTCCCGGAATGA
- a CDS encoding helix-turn-helix domain-containing protein, with product MKQADAEELDGKELISSEHITEVVKENLKLIRHTKGLSLDKLASRCGVSRAMLSQIEQGKSVPTIAVLWKIATGLNVPFSELLKEKGTEGVFLLKAENTKVLYSSSKVYSSRALFPFIGGRRVEFYELILKPGGIEVAEAHKAGTTENLVVVQGKLRLRVGDKVVELDAKDSVYFRADVPHEYINPTDTETLMYLVMEYTDEAN from the coding sequence ATGAAACAGGCAGACGCCGAAGAACTGGATGGGAAGGAACTCATCTCCAGCGAACATATAACAGAAGTCGTTAAAGAAAACCTAAAATTAATTCGCCATACTAAAGGACTCTCATTAGACAAATTGGCATCTCGTTGTGGAGTGAGCCGAGCCATGCTTTCTCAAATAGAGCAAGGTAAAAGTGTTCCTACAATCGCAGTATTATGGAAGATCGCAACCGGGCTTAATGTTCCTTTCAGCGAACTTCTGAAGGAAAAAGGAACAGAAGGCGTTTTTCTCTTAAAAGCAGAGAATACAAAAGTCTTATATTCCAGTTCAAAGGTATATTCTAGTCGTGCCTTGTTTCCGTTTATCGGAGGCAGAAGGGTAGAATTTTACGAACTGATCCTGAAACCCGGCGGCATCGAAGTTGCAGAAGCTCACAAGGCTGGAACAACTGAGAACCTTGTTGTGGTCCAAGGAAAATTGCGCCTCCGTGTGGGGGACAAGGTGGTAGAACTGGATGCAAAGGATTCCGTATATTTTAGAGCGGACGTTCCCCACGAATATATCAATCCAACGGATACCGAAACTCTTATGTATCTGGTCATGGAATATACGGACGAAGCTAACTAA
- a CDS encoding sodium:proton antiporter: MRNKFFTTLLFLSLVLNVSLWAETGASPQTNTLAQSETDPGHGENGTGSQHQETASAHGEAGDDLPLWSVIPFVLILLSIALLPLISHTTEHWWENNNNKLLLSLALGGVSFGILMAHSWGGKIFHTMVFDYIPFIILLAALFYISGGIVLKGDIEATPVNNTIFLIVGTFLASFIGTTGASMLLIRPLLKTNSERKHVVHTVIFFIFLVSNIGGSLTPLGDPPLFLGYLQGVPFVWTFKLFPQMIIASGILLVVYFIWDTVMHGKETKKDIRYDHSHRQPLGLEGQVNLLWLLGVILSVAFLNQNYIPAIGKYPFLGFIREAVLVGLIALSKVTSDPKLREKNKFTLGPIQEVAYLFIGIFLTMIPALLLLEHHGKELGITERWQFFWVTGGFSGVLDNAPTYLTFLSLAKGLLGFSNVTQILADPIGEELLKAISVGAVFMGALTYIGNAPNFMVKSVAEENKIKMPSFGGYVVYSFLLLVPTFILLTWIFFI, encoded by the coding sequence ATGAGAAACAAATTTTTTACTACCCTACTCTTTCTCTCCCTGGTCCTGAACGTTTCCCTTTGGGCGGAAACAGGGGCATCCCCTCAAACAAACACACTGGCTCAATCCGAAACGGATCCTGGTCATGGGGAAAATGGGACTGGAAGCCAGCACCAAGAGACTGCATCGGCTCACGGTGAGGCGGGAGATGATCTTCCTCTTTGGTCGGTCATTCCTTTCGTTCTAATCCTACTAAGTATTGCACTTCTTCCGCTGATCTCTCATACAACTGAGCATTGGTGGGAAAACAATAATAACAAACTTCTTCTTTCCTTAGCACTTGGAGGAGTTTCTTTCGGGATCTTAATGGCACATAGCTGGGGTGGAAAAATTTTCCACACTATGGTATTCGATTATATTCCGTTTATCATTCTACTCGCTGCACTCTTTTATATTTCAGGCGGGATCGTTTTAAAGGGAGATATAGAAGCTACTCCTGTAAATAACACGATCTTCTTGATCGTAGGAACCTTCCTGGCTTCTTTTATCGGAACGACTGGAGCTTCTATGCTTCTCATCCGACCTCTACTCAAAACCAACTCGGAAAGAAAACATGTGGTCCACACTGTGATCTTCTTCATTTTTTTGGTTTCGAATATCGGCGGTTCCTTGACTCCACTAGGTGATCCTCCTTTATTCTTAGGGTATCTGCAAGGAGTTCCATTCGTTTGGACATTTAAACTATTCCCTCAGATGATCATCGCATCCGGAATTTTACTCGTGGTCTATTTTATCTGGGACACGGTCATGCACGGAAAAGAAACCAAAAAGGACATCCGTTACGATCATTCTCATAGACAACCTCTAGGTTTGGAGGGTCAGGTAAACCTACTCTGGCTTTTAGGAGTGATCCTTTCCGTAGCGTTCTTAAACCAAAACTATATTCCTGCCATCGGAAAATATCCGTTTTTAGGATTCATCAGAGAAGCGGTTCTAGTTGGTTTGATAGCTCTTTCCAAGGTGACTTCAGATCCTAAACTAAGAGAAAAAAATAAGTTCACCTTGGGTCCTATCCAAGAAGTGGCTTACCTATTCATCGGTATCTTCTTAACCATGATCCCTGCATTACTACTTCTGGAACATCATGGTAAAGAATTGGGAATTACCGAAAGATGGCAATTCTTCTGGGTAACAGGTGGATTCTCTGGAGTTCTGGACAATGCTCCAACTTATTTGACTTTCTTATCTTTAGCAAAAGGATTATTAGGATTCTCTAATGTAACTCAAATCCTGGCAGATCCTATAGGCGAAGAGTTACTTAAGGCGATCTCAGTAGGTGCCGTATTTATGGGAGCATTGACCTATATAGGTAACGCTCCGAACTTCATGGTAAAATCAGTAGCAGAAGAGAATAAGATCAAAATGCCAAGTTTCGGAGGATATGTAGTGTATTCCTTCCTACTTTTGGTCCCTACTTTTATACTTTTAACCTGGATCTTCTTTATCTAA
- the perRB gene encoding peroxide-responsive transcriptional repressor PerRB — MTVLGKQKQYCLTPDEIESRLKSVSIQPTMQRISICQYVLCEADHPTAEEVKEWVDKRSLKMSLATVYNTLNVLVSAGLLREFKFSCLGKSVFDSNIDDHFHFFDEKSGKFHDLDAELLTIDSKLPKEFKVNKMDILFTGSLEESNVSA, encoded by the coding sequence ATGACTGTTTTAGGTAAACAAAAACAATACTGCCTGACTCCGGATGAAATAGAGAGTAGATTAAAATCGGTTTCGATACAACCGACCATGCAAAGGATTTCTATTTGCCAATACGTACTTTGTGAAGCGGATCATCCGACTGCAGAAGAAGTAAAAGAATGGGTAGATAAACGTTCTTTAAAGATGAGCTTAGCAACCGTCTACAATACTTTAAACGTTTTAGTATCCGCCGGTTTATTAAGAGAATTTAAATTTTCCTGTTTGGGTAAGTCAGTATTTGACAGTAATATTGACGACCATTTCCATTTCTTTGATGAGAAATCAGGTAAATTTCATGATCTGGACGCGGAACTTTTAACAATCGATTCCAAACTGCCTAAAGAGTTTAAAGTGAATAAGATGGATATCTTATTCACGGGATCCTTGGAAGAATCAAACGTTTCCGCCTAA
- the lpdA gene encoding dihydrolipoyl dehydrogenase → MAENYDLTVIGGGPGGYVAAIRAAQLGLNVCLVEKEKLGGVCLNWGCIPTKALLESAHLLESIRKSESFGLKVEKASPDFPNIIKRSRGVADTMSNGVEFLMKKNKISVKKGNAVFKDKNTIWLPDTSKEEIQSEYFIIATGARPKEFPGLPFDGEKVLSSKHAMIQDSPPKTLAVIGAGAIGIEFADFYSSMGTQVTIVEMQDKILPLEDPEISNLLNRSFVKRGIQILTSVGVSEPKLESDGVSILLKGEGIAQEGERKKFDKVLVAIGVTPNTEGIHLEEIGVFLQKGFIKVDTKYKTKVPNIYAIGDCIGAPLLAHVASTEGVKAAEAISIQNKNPHGLVYEPLDYLKIPACTYCHPEVASVGLKEEEAKKSGIDVVVGKFPFRANGRAQALGEVEGMVKLVADRKTGEVLGAHLIGPNVTEILGEINLGMGSELTLKEIAGRIHAHPTLSESVMEAAGQALGEAINI, encoded by the coding sequence ATGGCGGAAAACTACGACCTTACTGTGATCGGCGGAGGCCCTGGAGGATATGTGGCCGCCATTCGAGCAGCCCAACTCGGATTGAACGTTTGTCTAGTGGAAAAAGAAAAACTAGGCGGGGTATGTTTGAACTGGGGATGTATTCCCACAAAAGCACTTTTAGAGTCCGCACATCTATTAGAGTCCATTCGCAAATCCGAATCTTTCGGCCTGAAAGTAGAAAAAGCCTCTCCGGATTTTCCAAACATTATCAAACGTTCCAGAGGTGTCGCTGACACAATGTCTAACGGAGTCGAGTTCTTGATGAAGAAGAATAAGATTTCCGTAAAGAAAGGAAACGCAGTTTTTAAAGACAAAAATACGATCTGGCTTCCGGACACTTCTAAGGAAGAGATCCAATCCGAATATTTTATCATAGCAACCGGTGCCAGACCCAAAGAATTTCCAGGACTTCCGTTCGATGGAGAGAAGGTTTTATCCAGTAAACATGCAATGATCCAGGACTCCCCTCCTAAAACTCTGGCAGTTATTGGTGCGGGAGCCATAGGAATAGAATTTGCCGACTTCTATTCCAGCATGGGAACCCAAGTTACGATCGTAGAGATGCAGGATAAGATCCTTCCATTAGAAGATCCTGAAATATCAAACCTTCTCAATCGTTCCTTTGTAAAAAGAGGCATCCAAATCCTAACAAGTGTAGGGGTTTCAGAACCAAAACTGGAATCGGATGGAGTTTCTATTCTTCTAAAAGGAGAAGGTATAGCACAAGAAGGAGAAAGAAAAAAATTCGATAAGGTCTTAGTAGCAATAGGAGTCACTCCAAATACGGAAGGAATACATCTGGAAGAAATAGGAGTATTTCTCCAAAAAGGATTTATCAAGGTAGATACTAAATATAAAACCAAGGTCCCGAATATCTACGCGATCGGAGATTGTATAGGAGCGCCATTACTCGCACACGTAGCTTCGACAGAAGGAGTAAAAGCAGCGGAAGCAATCTCCATCCAAAACAAAAATCCTCACGGACTAGTTTACGAACCATTAGATTATCTTAAAATTCCAGCATGCACATACTGTCATCCGGAAGTCGCCTCTGTCGGCTTAAAAGAAGAAGAAGCCAAAAAATCAGGTATAGATGTTGTAGTAGGAAAATTCCCATTCAGAGCGAACGGCAGAGCACAAGCTCTAGGCGAAGTGGAAGGAATGGTAAAACTAGTAGCAGACCGCAAAACAGGAGAAGTATTAGGAGCTCATCTAATCGGGCCGAATGTTACCGAAATTTTAGGAGAGATCAATTTAGGAATGGGATCCGAACTAACTTTGAAAGAAATTGCTGGAAGGATACACGCCCATCCTACACTTTCAGAATCCGTAATGGAAGCGGCAGGACAGGCTTTGGGTGAGGCGATTAATATCTAA
- a CDS encoding class I SAM-dependent DNA methyltransferase — protein MKLYSELAEYYFDIEKNARKFEMETQFIDRLFRKHRVRNILDLGCGTGEHVTHFQSLGYKSRGIDSSIKMIEVAKKRYSHCKFEVGAMQSYKSQEKWDAIISLFGSFNYLLSNEEVEAALKNLEMNLKPAGIAVLEVWNAEPLRKIKRKAIGPVAQIKAKNTTIQRNRGFRLVRADQSTVVEVNYIYNLNAKEIKDKHLMRAYFLVELQRMLAKHRMEILHVYSNYSELKFKSNASRMILVLKKKSN, from the coding sequence ATGAAACTCTACTCGGAACTGGCAGAATATTACTTCGATATTGAAAAGAACGCTCGAAAATTCGAGATGGAAACCCAATTTATAGACAGGCTTTTCCGAAAACACAGGGTCCGAAATATTTTGGATCTGGGTTGTGGCACAGGAGAGCATGTCACCCATTTCCAAAGCCTTGGATACAAATCCAGAGGAATAGATTCCTCCATCAAAATGATAGAGGTCGCCAAAAAAAGATATTCCCATTGTAAATTCGAAGTGGGAGCAATGCAATCCTATAAGTCCCAGGAAAAATGGGACGCGATCATCAGCTTATTCGGTTCCTTTAATTATTTATTATCTAATGAAGAAGTAGAAGCAGCTCTCAAAAATCTGGAGATGAACTTAAAGCCGGCAGGTATAGCCGTTTTAGAAGTTTGGAATGCGGAACCACTTCGTAAGATCAAAAGAAAAGCGATCGGCCCGGTCGCCCAGATCAAAGCCAAAAACACAACCATCCAGAGAAACAGAGGATTTCGTCTAGTCAGAGCGGACCAATCCACAGTAGTCGAAGTAAATTATATCTATAATCTGAACGCAAAAGAGATCAAAGACAAACACTTGATGAGAGCCTACTTCCTGGTAGAACTCCAGAGAATGCTCGCAAAACACAGGATGGAAATCCTACATGTCTACTCCAATTACAGCGAATTAAAATTCAAAAGTAATGCGAGTAGAATGATCTTAGTTCTGAAGAAAAAAAGTAACTAG
- a CDS encoding chemotaxis protein CheX: MSLNIDPLLDEKFILTISQIFPEFLEKNLGVQAVREAFGPSKNEGLCYENCTAVEFQGEAKGRLFLAMDGYTKLKLLPKIARSFHIDPTIRSHAASIMLEFANQICAELISEMKLGRFQIDILPPENLNNKLVPIDLDNLRQYILIYFLKDEDAKEYLGRIYLILLMQKY; the protein is encoded by the coding sequence ATGTCTTTGAACATAGATCCTTTATTGGATGAAAAATTCATACTTACAATTTCCCAGATCTTCCCAGAGTTTTTGGAAAAAAACCTGGGAGTCCAAGCTGTACGTGAAGCATTTGGTCCTTCTAAAAACGAAGGTTTATGTTATGAGAATTGTACCGCTGTGGAATTCCAAGGAGAAGCAAAAGGCAGGCTTTTTCTAGCAATGGACGGTTATACCAAACTGAAACTTTTGCCTAAGATCGCGAGATCCTTTCATATAGATCCCACGATCCGAAGTCATGCCGCTTCCATCATGCTGGAATTTGCCAACCAGATCTGTGCAGAACTTATCTCTGAAATGAAATTGGGAAGATTCCAAATAGATATTCTTCCTCCTGAAAATCTGAACAATAAATTGGTCCCTATCGATCTGGATAATTTAAGACAGTATATTCTGATCTATTTTTTGAAAGACGAAGATGCCAAAGAATATCTGGGCAGGATCTATCTCATTCTTCTGATGCAAAAATATTAA